A single genomic interval of Odontesthes bonariensis isolate fOdoBon6 chromosome 3, fOdoBon6.hap1, whole genome shotgun sequence harbors:
- the edem1 gene encoding ER degradation-enhancing alpha-mannosidase-like protein 1 isoform X1, producing the protein MQWRSIVVGLVVLRLSVSCVLWLAFGLGHNVSWGFNFPLGFNLHKLDLLFRDEKGTEPRGSSWSQRTPRHKYEETATTCNEVGVESPKGSYLSLFDANKDEYVRRYSSFPDTLKAKMKVMAKEMFYFGYDNYMKYAFPEDELNPIDCEGRGPDVLNPSNININDVLGNYSLTLIDTLDTLLVLGNVTEFQRAVRLVIDTVSFDKDSTVQVFEANIRILGSLISAHILLTDPKHPFGKAGFEGYDDELLHLAHDLAVRLLPAFENTSTGIPYPRVNLKSGVPPDSINETCTAGAGSLLVEFGILSRLIGDSTFEWVARRAVRALWNLRSNETGLLGNVVNIQTGQWVGKQSGLGAGMDSFYEYLLKSYILFGEKEDYQMFQASYQSIQNHLRRGRESCNEGEGDPPLYVNVNMFSGEIMNTWIDSLQAFFPGLQVLNGDVDNAICLHAFYYAIWKRFGALPERYNWQLQAPDVLFYPLRPELVESTYLLYQATKNPFYLHVGMDILQSLEKNAKVRCGYATLHHVVDKSKEDRMESFFLSETCKYLYLLFDEDNPLHKSDNKYIFTTEGHVVPTDKRFREKQWSDLFPCEEGALVETEPHNQPPLSNISNCNKIPEERRFALPLKSVYMRQIDHMVGLF; encoded by the exons ATGCAATGGAGGTCGATAGTAGTTGGTCTGGTCGTGTTGAGACTCTCTGTCAGCTGTGTGCTGTGGTTAGCCTTTGGACTGGGACACAACGTTAGCTGGGGGTTCAACTTCCCCCTCGGCTTTAATTTGCACAAATTAGACTTGTTGTTCAGGGACGAAAAGGGAACTGAACCGCGAGGTAGCTCGTGGTCTCAACGGACACCCCGCCACAAATATGAAGAGACGGCGACCACCTGTAACGAGGTTGGAGTGGAGTCACCCAAGGGATCCTACCTGAGCCTCTTCGATGCCAACAAGGACGAGTACGTACGGAGATACAGCTCCTTCCCGGACACGCTTAAAGCGAAAATGAAAGTGATGGCCAAAGAAATGTTCTACTTCGGATACGACAATTACATGAAATATGCGTTTCCAGAGGACGAGCTGAATCCCATTGACTGTGAAGGGAGAGGTCCAGACGTGTTAAACCC GTCAAACATCAACATTAACGATGTCTTGGGGAACTATTCTCTTACACTCATTGACACCTTAGATACCCTGCTG GTGCTTGGCAATGTGACAGAGTTCCAGAGAGCCGTCAGACTGGTTATAGATACTGTGTCATTTGACAAGGACTCAACTGTGCAGGTTTTTGAGGCAAACATCAG GATCTTGGGAAGCCTTATCTCTGCACACATTCTTTTGACTGACCCAAAGCATCCATTTGGCAAGGCTGGCTTTGAAGGTTATGATGATGAGCTGTTGCACTTGGCCCACGACTTGGCTGTCCGCTTGCTGCCAGCCTTTGAGAACACCAGCACGGGAATTCCTTATCCAAGA GTGAACCTGAAGAGTGGAGTTCCCCCTGACAGCATCAATGAGACCTGTACTGCAGGAGCTGGCTCCCTGCTGGTGGAGTTTGGGATTTTGAGCCGCTTGATTGGAGATTCAACATTTGAGTGGGTCGCTAGGCGAGCTGTCAGAGCTCTGTGGAATCTGAGAAGCAACGAAACCGGTCTATTGG GAAATGTCGTTAACATCCAAACAGGCCAGTGGGTTGGCAAGCAGAGTGGTCTTGGAGCTGGTATGGACTCCTTCTATGAATATTTGCTTAAATCATACAtcctttttggtgaaaaagAGGACTACCAGATGTTTCAAGCCTCTTACCAAAGCATACAGAATCACCTGAGACGAGG GCGAGAGTCTTGCAATGAAGGAGAAGGTGACCCTCCTCTCTATGTTAACGTGAACATGTTCAGTGGTGAGATCATGAACACCTGGATTGATTCCCTTCAGGCCTTTTTTCCTGGGCTGCAG GTGCTCAATGGTGATGTAGATAACGCCATTTGCCTGCATGCCTTCTACTATGCAATATGGAAGCGCTTTGGAGCTCTGCCAGAGCGATACAACTGGCAGCTGCAGGCGCCCGATGTTCTCTTCTACCCTTTAAGACCAGAGCTGGTGGAGTCAACCTATCTGCTGTACCAG GCGACCAAAAATCCTTTTTACTTGCATGTTGGGATGGATATTCTTCAGAGCCTTGAGAAAAATGCCAAAGTCAG ATGTGGGTATGCCACTCTTCACCATGTGGTGGACAAATCCAAAGAGGATCGCATGGAGAGCTTTTTCCTCAGtgagacctgcaaatacctttACTTG CTTTTTGACGAGGACAACCCTCTTCACAAGTCTGATAACAAGTACATCTTCACTACCGAGGGCCACGTTGTACCTACAGACAaacgcttcagggagaaacagTGGAGCGATTTGTTTCCATGTGAGGAGGGTGCATTGGTAGAAACTGAGCCACACAACCAGCCACCCCTGAGCAATATCAGCAAT TGTAACAAGATCCCAGAGGAGCGACGGTTCGCTCTGCCATTAAAGAGTGTCTACATGAGGCAGATCGATCATATGGTGGGACTTTTTTGa
- the edem1 gene encoding ER degradation-enhancing alpha-mannosidase-like protein 1 isoform X2: MQWRSIVVGLVVLRLSVSCVLWLAFGLGHNVSWGFNFPLGFNLHKLDLLFRDEKGTEPRGSSWSQRTPRHKYEETATTCNEVGVESPKGSYLSLFDANKDESNININDVLGNYSLTLIDTLDTLLVLGNVTEFQRAVRLVIDTVSFDKDSTVQVFEANIRILGSLISAHILLTDPKHPFGKAGFEGYDDELLHLAHDLAVRLLPAFENTSTGIPYPRVNLKSGVPPDSINETCTAGAGSLLVEFGILSRLIGDSTFEWVARRAVRALWNLRSNETGLLGNVVNIQTGQWVGKQSGLGAGMDSFYEYLLKSYILFGEKEDYQMFQASYQSIQNHLRRGRESCNEGEGDPPLYVNVNMFSGEIMNTWIDSLQAFFPGLQVLNGDVDNAICLHAFYYAIWKRFGALPERYNWQLQAPDVLFYPLRPELVESTYLLYQATKNPFYLHVGMDILQSLEKNAKVRCGYATLHHVVDKSKEDRMESFFLSETCKYLYLLFDEDNPLHKSDNKYIFTTEGHVVPTDKRFREKQWSDLFPCEEGALVETEPHNQPPLSNISNCNKIPEERRFALPLKSVYMRQIDHMVGLF, translated from the exons ATGCAATGGAGGTCGATAGTAGTTGGTCTGGTCGTGTTGAGACTCTCTGTCAGCTGTGTGCTGTGGTTAGCCTTTGGACTGGGACACAACGTTAGCTGGGGGTTCAACTTCCCCCTCGGCTTTAATTTGCACAAATTAGACTTGTTGTTCAGGGACGAAAAGGGAACTGAACCGCGAGGTAGCTCGTGGTCTCAACGGACACCCCGCCACAAATATGAAGAGACGGCGACCACCTGTAACGAGGTTGGAGTGGAGTCACCCAAGGGATCCTACCTGAGCCTCTTCGATGCCAACAAGGACGA GTCAAACATCAACATTAACGATGTCTTGGGGAACTATTCTCTTACACTCATTGACACCTTAGATACCCTGCTG GTGCTTGGCAATGTGACAGAGTTCCAGAGAGCCGTCAGACTGGTTATAGATACTGTGTCATTTGACAAGGACTCAACTGTGCAGGTTTTTGAGGCAAACATCAG GATCTTGGGAAGCCTTATCTCTGCACACATTCTTTTGACTGACCCAAAGCATCCATTTGGCAAGGCTGGCTTTGAAGGTTATGATGATGAGCTGTTGCACTTGGCCCACGACTTGGCTGTCCGCTTGCTGCCAGCCTTTGAGAACACCAGCACGGGAATTCCTTATCCAAGA GTGAACCTGAAGAGTGGAGTTCCCCCTGACAGCATCAATGAGACCTGTACTGCAGGAGCTGGCTCCCTGCTGGTGGAGTTTGGGATTTTGAGCCGCTTGATTGGAGATTCAACATTTGAGTGGGTCGCTAGGCGAGCTGTCAGAGCTCTGTGGAATCTGAGAAGCAACGAAACCGGTCTATTGG GAAATGTCGTTAACATCCAAACAGGCCAGTGGGTTGGCAAGCAGAGTGGTCTTGGAGCTGGTATGGACTCCTTCTATGAATATTTGCTTAAATCATACAtcctttttggtgaaaaagAGGACTACCAGATGTTTCAAGCCTCTTACCAAAGCATACAGAATCACCTGAGACGAGG GCGAGAGTCTTGCAATGAAGGAGAAGGTGACCCTCCTCTCTATGTTAACGTGAACATGTTCAGTGGTGAGATCATGAACACCTGGATTGATTCCCTTCAGGCCTTTTTTCCTGGGCTGCAG GTGCTCAATGGTGATGTAGATAACGCCATTTGCCTGCATGCCTTCTACTATGCAATATGGAAGCGCTTTGGAGCTCTGCCAGAGCGATACAACTGGCAGCTGCAGGCGCCCGATGTTCTCTTCTACCCTTTAAGACCAGAGCTGGTGGAGTCAACCTATCTGCTGTACCAG GCGACCAAAAATCCTTTTTACTTGCATGTTGGGATGGATATTCTTCAGAGCCTTGAGAAAAATGCCAAAGTCAG ATGTGGGTATGCCACTCTTCACCATGTGGTGGACAAATCCAAAGAGGATCGCATGGAGAGCTTTTTCCTCAGtgagacctgcaaatacctttACTTG CTTTTTGACGAGGACAACCCTCTTCACAAGTCTGATAACAAGTACATCTTCACTACCGAGGGCCACGTTGTACCTACAGACAaacgcttcagggagaaacagTGGAGCGATTTGTTTCCATGTGAGGAGGGTGCATTGGTAGAAACTGAGCCACACAACCAGCCACCCCTGAGCAATATCAGCAAT TGTAACAAGATCCCAGAGGAGCGACGGTTCGCTCTGCCATTAAAGAGTGTCTACATGAGGCAGATCGATCATATGGTGGGACTTTTTTGa
- the arl8ba gene encoding ADP-ribosylation factor-like protein 8B-A, protein MLALINRLLDWFKSLFWKEEMELTLVGLQYSGKTTFVNVIASGHFSEDMIPTVGFNMRKVTKGNVTIKIWDIGGQPRFRSMWERYCRGVNAIVYMVDAADREKVEASRNELHNLLDKPQLQGIPVLVLGNKRDLPTALDEKQLIEKMNLAAIQDREICCYSISCKEKDNIDITLQWLIQHSKSRRS, encoded by the exons ATGCTGGCACTAATAAACCGGCTTTTGGACTGGTTCAAGTCTCTGTTTTGGAAGGAGGAGATGGAGCTGACGTTGGTTGGCCTGCAGTACTCTGGAAAAACAACATTTGTAAACGTGATCGCT TCTGGGCATTTCAGTGAAGATATGATCCCTACGGTCGGCTTCAACATGAGGAAGGTCACCAAAGGAAACGTCACCATCAAG ATCTGGGATATAGGAGGGCAGCCAAGGTTCAGGAGCATGTGGGAGCGGTACTGTCGGGGAGTTAATGCAATTGT GTACATGGTTGATGCAGCAGATCGAGAAAAGGTGGAGGCATCCAGAAATGAGCTTCATAATTTATTAGACAAACCTCAGTTGCAAGGAATTCCT GTTTTGGTTCTCGGTAACAAAAGGGATCTTCCCACTGCTCTAGATGAAAAGCAACTCATTGAGAAAAT GAACCTTGCAGCAATTCAGGACAGAGAGATATGCTGCTACTCCATTTCCTGCAAAGAGAAAGATAACATCG ATATCACACTTCAGTGGCTCATCCAGCACTCGAAATCTCGCAGGAGCTGA
- the tnfrsf18 gene encoding tumor necrosis factor receptor superfamily member 18, translating into MDCSMAILLLCVLSFWTTGQARRCGDRQEEIDGHCCDMCPPGTFLEKYCSEVDQTVCSPCKEGYYSDKYNIFTICEECQQCPQGYSEKCTSTTSGTCSCQSGFLCSNNNCSKCEKNNCQIWENPKRTGVSSDFGLTTYLYKCEPKCRGHEYFDVKEDICKPRTQCSAGGLAERISGNETHNSVCYSPETQRGFTYVTLCIGFVLLSLSLSVFVLYTCSKKLRKHKANKPVQVVPAKTSDFHLSKEESGVQLTIQDEYKDSSGPLHLDIR; encoded by the exons ATGGACTGCTCAATGGCAATTTTACTTTTGTGCGTACTGAGCTTTTGGACAACTGGACAAGCCAGACGCTGTGGTGATCGGCAGGAGGAGATAGATGGACACTGTTGTGATATGTGTCCCCCAG GTACTTTCCTGGAGAAGTATTGCTCTGAGGTTGATCAAACTGTCTGTAGTCCCTGTAAGGAGGGATATTACTCGGATAAATACAACATCTTTACCATCTGTGAAGAGTGTCAGCAGTGCCCACAAG GATATTCTGAAAAATGTACATCAACCACAAGTGGAACTTGTTCTTGTCAGTCTGGTTTCCTCTGCTCCAACAATAATTGCTCAAAGTGTGAGAAGAACAACTGTCAAATATGGGAGAATCCGAAGAGAACAG GGGTTTCCTCAGATTTCGGCTTGACAACTTATTTGTATAAATGTGAACCTAAATGCCGTGGACATGAATACTTTGACGTGAAAGAGGACATCTGCAAGCCTCGGACACA GTGCAGTGCTGGTGGACTTGCTGAACGGATTTCAGGGAATGAAACTCACAACTCTGTTTGTTATTCTCCTG AGACGCAGAGAGGCTTCACTTATGTGACCCTGTGCATTGGCTTCGTtttgctctccctctccctctctgtgtttgtgttgtataCCTGCTCAAAGAAGCTGAGGAAGCACAAAGCAA ATAAACCTGTCCAAGTGGTCCCAGCCAAAACCAGCGATTTTCACCTGTCGAAAGAGGAGAGTGGGGTCCAGCTCACGATCCAGGACGAATACAAGGACAGTTCTGGTCCTCTGCATCTGGATATCAGATGA
- the LOC142377858 gene encoding tumor necrosis factor receptor superfamily member 16 — protein sequence MVLYSQFILILAFNELVVDLDALSCSKGHKVKLVHGREKCEPCGDGYFQPTENASQQCRGCTSCNEGSFAIEKCTKVTDAKCQCHEGFVPYMADSIICKCDKGFELRQGVCSKCYEGYFSPSVGTACKKWKDCKETEVKIPGTSTTDATCNEAVRSYPPTVSTSNKSIALAETHPPHEGAETQTTHSTTTNLFGKTSVTEKVRPPPHSITGNHFGLAPLIFGIAVLLVLTAVIYKLYFSPCWQKTSTQHVATNNLSCGRPVEESGDSNESTLKLNPEP from the exons ATGGTTCTGTACAGTCAGTTCATACTTATTTTAGCATTTAATGAACTTGTTGTTGATTTGGATGCACTGAGTTGCAGCAAAG GTCACAAAGTAAAACTTGTTCATGGACGCGAAAAATGTGAACCCTGTGGTGATGGATATTTCCAGCCAACAGAAAACGCCTCTCAGCAGTGTAGAGGGTGCACATCATGTAATGAGG GAAGTTTCGCAATAGAAAAGTGTACCAAAGTGACAGACGCAAAATGCCAGTGCCATGAAGGATTTGTTCCCTACATGGCAGATTCTATCATTTGCAAATGTGACAAAGGATTTGAACTAAGACAAGGAG tgtgttcaaaatgttatgAAGGATATTTCAGCCCAAGTGTTGGCACCGCCTGTAAAAAATGGAAAGA CTGCAAAGAGACGGAAGTGAAAATTCCTGGAACCTCAACCACTGATGCCACCTGTAATGAGGCGGTGAGGAGCTATCCTCCAACAGTCTCCACTTCAAACAAAAGCATTGCTCTCGCAGAAACCCACCCTCCACACGAGGGGGCTGAAACACAGACGACACACTCTACCACCACAAATCTTTTCGGAAagacctctgtgacggagaaagtGCGGCCCCCTCCTCATTCAATAACTGGAAACCACTTTG GCTTGGCCCCTCTCATTTTTGGAATTGCTGTGCTGCTTGTGCTGACTGCTGTGATCTACAAGCTGTATTTCTCTCCTTGTTGGCAGAAAACATCAACACAACATGTTGCAA CAAACAATCTGTCGTGCGGGCGCCCAGTTGAGGAAAGTGGTGACAGCAATGAGTCCACTCTAAAGCTAAATCCGGAGCCTTGA